The genomic segment TCAATATCCATAGCGGATTGCGAGCCTACCTGATCTCTGCTTTGTATCACAAGCTTTTCCAGCATTTCCGAAGGGAAGGGGTACATCAAAAACATATTGAGCACTATAGCCTTATGATTCAGGATGGCCTTCAGGATGTATTCCCGATCGATGGCTATGAAGAAAACTATACGGATGTGCTGGTGGCCATCGAACAGTCTGTGGTCGACATGCCCGACCGGATGCGGGTCGTCTTTAACCTCAAGTATCAGCGCAGCCTCAGTAACCATGAAATAGCCGAACAGCTGGGGATCTCACTACAGACCGTAAAAAACCAGTTAAGTAAGGCGCTGACCCTGGTGCGCCAGCATATGCAGCAACAGCAACTGAATCCCACCGTCTTCTTGTCCTTATCTTTCCTGCTTTTCTTTTAGTGCAACCGTCTTGCCCCGGGCTTGGGACACAGTTCTGAAAACCCTGCAATTCCTTAAAATAAACTTTACATAAGCTTAACGCATTTGGAATGGTACGATTGCCGCATTGCAGCAACTATAGGGTGTATGCAGCAAGAAAAAAGAGAACTGGAAAGATTGATTGAAAAATATATCTCGGGGCAGATCACCGATGTGGAGCGCGCGCACTTAATGCAATGGCTGCGGGAGCTCGATGTGGCTGCGGGATCTTCACTGGACGGTGATACAGCAAAGCTGCGCATGAAGGAGCGGATTGACGCGCGTCTACTGCCAGCAGAAACAGCGGTAAGACGTGCTCCTGTTG from the Sphingobacterium thalpophilum genome contains:
- a CDS encoding RNA polymerase sigma factor, with the translated sequence MKTIDAMLLERLANADYSAFDEIYEQHWSTLLQIAIRKVGDVDVAMDVVQDLFVDLWQRRYRINIHSGLRAYLISALYHKLFQHFRREGVHQKHIEHYSLMIQDGLQDVFPIDGYEENYTDVLVAIEQSVVDMPDRMRVVFNLKYQRSLSNHEIAEQLGISLQTVKNQLSKALTLVRQHMQQQQLNPTVFLSLSFLLFF